One region of Trichosurus vulpecula isolate mTriVul1 chromosome 1, mTriVul1.pri, whole genome shotgun sequence genomic DNA includes:
- the KIFC2 gene encoding kinesin-like protein KIFC2, producing MYAFYSLLVYIFYTLFRRDGEGAAAAAQARDPSQGAGSLPRNSRSRCRRRRRHHRLQQDLWTELNGLDSSSDPDSENDRDGKQEVPAEGAAGSSPEVSLEEAITHLAEFLSLQLGTGEGWTRSVDPDKASLLLTLTGQLLAVVAWLQGPGENRPPRLQHGLQHQLSGSQQSGTPAPATTPTSSSGGQPLAPDGLRVATRVEPKGQPQQREEEHRDWQWLEGTTLGQIEELKQQLEHQEEELSRLRLGVGVTDSEKRIQHLTLENEALKQSLSLTRDLLLQWGPGPLVRTPSPAQEEAEVLVELRSRLRETEETTETLRAQLGVQEGQLWELQGALRELQLEAAVQESERRNRRELKQILSQLAGLRGHIVALRQGCGDLRGLVIAFAQNYQGALKEAQGQVCWALGELSGSQWGRRVPEERKKPRRAYQGRLLELRGNIRVLCRLKPGSPGNLLNVNPGPGGTITANYRGRQRHFRLDRVFPPDATQEEVFRELEPAVLSCLQGYSVCIFTYGQTGTGKTYSMEGPLEDPGIAPRALQSLFREMGAQGGPRQHRVTVSMVEIYNEAVRDLLASGPPERLSVRQGPEGCGGIHVPGLTCWDVSDLRALHKMLNLGRRNRATAATHMNEHSSRSHALVTLTLTTAPPPHGPGTAGTLHLVDLAGSERVWKAVMTESSGKAGVRGRRLREAQTINRSLLALGGVMAALRARQPHVPFRDSQLTRLLQPALGPGATAVMLVQISSRPEDVGETVCSLKFAERVSQVELGPARRHRTPTSPSTEGTPSLGTPTTPGSEGISPQAEQPSPSAGLPPL from the exons atGTATGCCTTCTACTCGCTCCTGGTCTACATCTTTTACACCCTCTTTcgaagggatggggagggagcagCTGCAGCAGCTCAAGCCCGGGACCCCTCACAG gGTGCTGGCTCTCTCCCCAGAAATAGCCgcagccgctgccgccgccgccgccgccaccaccgaCTGCAACAAGATCTCTGGACTGAGCTGAATGGCCTAGACA GTTCTTCAGACCCAGACTCTGAGAATGACAGGGATGGGAAACAGGAGGTGCCAGCTGAGGGAGCTGCAGGCAGCTCCCCAGAGGTCTCCCTGGAAGAAGCCATCACCCACCTGGCTGAATTCCTGTCTCTCCAGCTGGGGACAGGTGAAGGCTGGACAAGATCTGTGGACCCAGACAAG GCTTCCTTGCTGCTGACACTGACTGGGCAGCTCCTGGCAGTGGTAGCCTGGCTGCAAGGGCCAGGTGAGAATCGACCCCCAAGGCTCCAGCATGGCCTCCAGCATCAGCTTTCTGGATCTCAGCAGAGTGGGACCCCAGCCCCTGCTACAACTCCAACTTCATCTTCAGGAGGGCAGCCCTTAGCCCCAGATG GCCTAAGGGTAGCCACGAGGGTTGAGCCTAAGGGGCAACCCCAGCAGAGGGAAGAGGAACATAGAGACTGGCAGTGGCTGGAGGGGACCACCCTGGGGCAG ATAGAGGAACTTAAGCAACAGCTGGAACACCAGGAGGAGGAACTGAGCCGACTTCGGCTGGGAGTG GGGGTAACAGACTCTGAGAAGCGGATTCAGCACCTGACACTGGAGAATGAGGCCCTGAAACAGAGCCTGAGCCTTACCAGGGACCTGCTGCTCCAGTGGGGGCCTGGGCCCCTTGTCCGGACTCCCTCCCCTGCCCAG GAGGAGGCAGAGGTCCTGGTGGAGCTTAGGAGTCGGCTGAGAGAGACTGAAGAAACCACAGAGACCCTCAGGGCCCAG CTAGGAGTACAGGAAGGGCAGCTGTGGGAGCTTCAGGGCGCCCTTAGAGAGCTGCAGCTCGAGGCAGCTGTCCAGGAGTCTGAGCGGAGAAACAGGAGGGAGCTGAAGCAGATCCTGAGCCAACTGGCAG gACTTCGAGGGCACATAGTTGCCTTGCGCCAGGGCTGCGGGGACCTTCGTGGGCTGGTCATTGCCTTCGCCCAGAACTACCAGGGGGCTCTGAAGGAGGCCCAAGGACAG GTGTGCTGGGCCTTGGGGGAACTGTCAGGCAGTCAGTGGGGAAGGAGAGTGCCTGAAGAGCGTAAGAAACCCAGAAGAGCTTATCAGGGCCGACTGCTGGAACTCAGAG GGAACATCAGAGTGCTGTGCAGGCTGAAGCCAGGGAGCCCTGGGAACCTGCTGAATGTGAACCCAGGCCCTGGGGGCACAATCACTGCTAACTACAGAGGGCGCCAGCGTCACTTCCGCCTAGACCGTGTATTTCCACCTGATGCTACCCAAGAGGag GTGTTTAGGGAGCTAGAACCTGCCGTGCTGTCCTGTCTCCAAGGTTATAGCGTCTGCATTTTCACCTATGGTCAAACTGGGACTGGCAAGACCTACAGCatggag GGTCCTCTAGAGGACCCAGGCATTGCCCCAAGAGCCCTACAGTCACTCTTCCGGGAGATGGGGGCACAGGGAGGGCCAAGACAGCACCGTGTGACAGTCAGCATGGTAGAGATCTACAATGAGGCTGTGAG GGATCTCCTGGCCTCAGGACCCCCTGAGCGCCTTTCAGTGCGTCAGGGACCAGAGGGCTGTGGGGGAATCCATGTGCCTGGCCTCACCTGCTGGGATGTGTCTGATCTAAGAGCTCTGCACAAG ATGCTGAATCTGGGGAGGCGAAACCGAGCCACAGCTGCCACCCACATGAATGAGCACAGCTCTCGTTCCCATGCCTTGGTCACCCTGACATTGACCACTGCCCCCCCTCCTCATGGCCCAGGAACTGCAG GGACGCTACACCTGGTGGACCTGGCAGGCTCTGAGCGGGTGTGGAAGGCGGTGATGacggagtccagtggcaaggctgGGGTCCGGGGCCGGAGGCTGCGGGAAGCGCAGACCATCAACCGCTCGCTGCTGGCCCTGGGGGGCGTGATGGCCGCGCTCCGGGCACGTCAGCCCCATGTTCCTTTTCGAGACTCCCAGCTCACCCGGCTGCTGCAACCCGCGCTGGGCCCGGGAGCCACGGCTGTAATGCTGGTGCAG ATCTCATCACGCCCAGAGGATGTGGGGGAGACGGTGTGCTCCCTGAAGTTCGCTGAACGTGTGAGCCAAGTGGAGCTGGGACCCGCCCGGCGCCACAGGACCCCAACGTCACCTAGCACCGAGGGCACTCCTTCCTTGGGGACCCCCACCACACCTGGCTCTGAGGGGATCTCCCCACAAGCAGAGCAGCCCTCTCCCTCTGCGGGACTCCCTCCTCTGTAA
- the FOXH1 gene encoding forkhead box protein H1, with protein MATPHFRSAQPPTGTRCGQLARLQSQDPHRLKNSMPSAGSFPTTVPQGGSSPGPPQPEPEPEPEPEPPKKKRKKKYLRHDKPPYTYLAMIALVIQAAPARRLKLAQIIHQVQALFPFFKDDYEGWKDSIRHNLSSNRCFHKVPKDPEKPQAKGNFWAVDVSQIPAEALRLQNTAVARRGERGGQGKAFAKDLTPYVLHGWPYRPPSPNLASDSFSIDSLLGDISEGPQPSRPFSSSSSSSSTSEPASWPPPSEGGLWPLRPIPLLQGTSTQAGLLGTTGGSQLPPTLSSEQGSWPLLPLPVIQGTSSQVQLSGGTRVPLWGQLPTSYSPIYTPNVVMPLAPPPCPQCLPSPGPSYWGLAPKTTGPSGSVGDLDSLFQVVPPNKSIYDVLVTHPLDLVSPNPRGSTPGALLTWYNV; from the exons GTTGCAGTCtcaag ATCCACACCGCCTAAAgaactccatgcccagtgctggGTCCTTTCCTACCACGGTGCCCCAAGGGGGCTCAAGCCCTGGCCCCCCACAGCCAGAGCCGGAACCAGAACCGGAACCAGAGCCCcccaagaagaaaaggaagaagaaatatctTCGGCATGACAAGCCTCCCTACACCTACCTGGCCATGATAGCCCTGGTGATCCAGGCTGCCCCGGCCCGGAGGCTCAAACTGGCCCAG ATTATTCACCAGGTTCAAGCTCTGTTCCCCTTCTTCAAGGATGACTATGAAGGGTGGAAGGATTCCATCCGGCACAACCTCTCCTCCAACCGATGCTTCCATAAG gTGCCCAAGGACCCGGAAAAGCCACAGGCCAAGGGGAATTTTTGGGCAGTGGACGTGAGCCAGATCCCTGCTGAGGCACTTCGGTTGCAAAACACAGCTGTGGCCCGTCGAGGGGAGAGGGGTGGCCAGGGCAAAGCCTTTGCCAAGGACCTGACCCCCTATGTTCTCCATGGCTGGCCCTACCGGCCCCCTAGCCCCAACCTAGCCAGTGACTCCTTCAGTATTGATTCCTTGCTTGGGGATATTTCAGAAGGGCCCCAGCCCTCAAggccattctcttcctcttcttcctcctcttctacttCAGAGCCAGCGTCCTGGCCCC ctccctcagaGGGGGGACTCTGGCCCCTCCGGCCCATCCCGCTTCTGCAGGGTACCTCAACCCAGGCAGGGCTGTTGGGAACCACAGGGGGGTCTCAGCTCCCTCCTACTCTCTCATCTGAGCAAGGCTCCTGGCCTCTCTTGCCCCTGCCTGTAATTCAAGGTACCTCAAGCCAGGTGCAGCTATCAGGAGGTACCAGGGTTCCCCTTTGGGGACAGCTGCCCACATCATACTCCCCCATATATACCCCAAATGTGGTGATGCCCCTAGCACCCCCACCTTGCCCTCAGTGTCTGCCCTCACCAGGACCTTCCTACTGGGGGCTAGCACCTAAGACCACAGGTCCCTCTGGCTCTGTAGGGGACTTGGATTCGCTCTTCCAGGTGGTACCACCCAACAAGAGCATCTATGATGTGTTGGTCACTCACCCCTTAGACCTGGTATCTCCTAACCCCAGGGGGTCTACTCCAGGTGCACTACTCACCTGGTACAATGTGTGA